The proteins below come from a single Egibacteraceae bacterium genomic window:
- a CDS encoding PDZ domain-containing protein → MRVRPQALFLPLSILVLLTAAVVVPLPVFVERPGSLVSLSDHVDVAAGDQAEGPGEIDGDYLLTVVALRRASLVFLVHGMLTPDTELVPATRLTGGVDDATFFGRQREVFASTADIAAALGLRAAGYPVELAEPLGALVAGVLPGAPAEGALETGDIVTAVGDAPVRSAGELVAAVRHSADATLEIVVVRNGEERRVEVAPGPVPGMDRPGLGVRAEDLLPRAELPVPVHVDSGPIGGPSAGLLIALTVFDKASPEDLAAGRRIAGTGGVTADGTVTPIGGIGLKVVAAAAEGADVFLAPAVQVEEASAALPAGSPLQVVGVATFEEALHVLREGSGRAVLGALALAA, encoded by the coding sequence ATGCGGGTCCGCCCGCAGGCGCTCTTCCTGCCGCTCTCGATCCTGGTCCTGCTGACCGCGGCCGTGGTCGTCCCCCTGCCCGTGTTCGTCGAGCGGCCGGGCAGCCTCGTCAGCCTCTCCGACCACGTCGACGTGGCAGCCGGTGACCAGGCCGAGGGCCCCGGCGAGATCGACGGCGACTACCTGCTCACCGTCGTGGCCCTGCGGAGGGCCAGCCTCGTCTTCCTCGTCCACGGGATGCTCACCCCCGACACCGAGCTCGTCCCTGCCACGCGGTTGACGGGCGGCGTGGACGACGCCACCTTCTTCGGCCGCCAGCGGGAGGTGTTCGCGTCAACCGCCGACATCGCCGCCGCGCTCGGGCTGCGGGCGGCCGGCTACCCCGTCGAGCTCGCCGAGCCGCTCGGGGCGCTCGTCGCCGGCGTGCTGCCGGGCGCGCCGGCCGAGGGCGCGCTGGAGACCGGCGACATCGTGACCGCGGTCGGGGACGCACCCGTGCGCAGCGCCGGCGAGCTCGTCGCGGCGGTCCGCCACTCCGCCGACGCGACGCTCGAGATCGTGGTCGTGCGCAACGGCGAGGAGCGCCGGGTCGAGGTGGCTCCCGGCCCGGTGCCCGGCATGGACCGCCCCGGCCTCGGCGTGCGGGCCGAGGACCTACTGCCCCGCGCAGAGCTGCCCGTGCCCGTCCACGTCGACTCGGGGCCGATCGGCGGGCCGAGCGCCGGCCTGCTCATCGCCCTCACGGTGTTCGACAAGGCGTCGCCCGAGGACCTCGCGGCGGGCCGGCGGATCGCGGGCACAGGCGGGGTGACCGCCGACGGCACCGTCACCCCCATCGGCGGGATCGGCCTCAAGGTCGTCGCGGCCGCCGCCGAGGGCGCCGACGTCTTCCTCGCCCCGGCCGTTCAGGTCGAGGAGGCCAGTGCAGCCTTGCCGGCCGGCAGCCCCCTGCAGGTCGTCGGTGTCGCGACGTTCGAGGAGGCCCTGCACGTGCTCCGCGAGGGGTCGGGACGCGCCGTCCTCGGCGCGCTCGCGCTCGCGGCCTGA